A DNA window from Bradyrhizobium sp. CCBAU 53421 contains the following coding sequences:
- a CDS encoding sorbosone dehydrogenase family protein has product MKSAFNRSILAFAAIALLAGTTFANAQQQTDKNRALKKYESGTKEFWTHPPDDWFLGDETEAQKGLAPPSGPPTGASDSELAAMMKKIKLPPGFKIEVYASNVLAARQMAWGDKGTLFVGSFGLGNVYAIKDNNGKKEVKTILKGLNMPTGLAFKDGALYVIAVDKLIKYDNAEANLDNLGSGKVVYDDMPSYAAHGWKYIAVDKDGWFYIPFGPPFNIGIPPTSVSQIRRVDPKTGNAEIYALGVRNSVGGDVDPRTGKYWFTENARDWISDDLPSDKLNMISKIGEHFGYPYCHQGNLPDTKFAMGHKCSEFTPPVYNLGAHVAPLGMKFYTGSQFPADYKNSILIAEHGSWNRHKYQGGRIVKITASPDGKNAKQEIFASGWIEGDQGYLGRPADILLDKDGSILVADDWAGAIYRISYSKK; this is encoded by the coding sequence ATGAAATCGGCTTTCAATCGATCCATACTTGCGTTCGCGGCGATTGCGCTGCTGGCGGGGACAACCTTCGCCAATGCGCAGCAACAAACCGACAAGAATCGTGCGTTGAAGAAGTACGAGTCCGGCACCAAGGAATTCTGGACCCATCCGCCGGATGACTGGTTCCTCGGCGACGAGACCGAAGCGCAGAAGGGCCTTGCCCCGCCGTCCGGTCCGCCGACCGGCGCGTCGGATTCCGAGCTCGCGGCGATGATGAAGAAGATCAAGCTGCCGCCGGGCTTCAAGATCGAGGTCTACGCCTCGAACGTGCTCGCGGCGCGGCAGATGGCCTGGGGCGACAAGGGCACGCTGTTCGTCGGCTCGTTCGGCCTCGGCAACGTCTATGCGATCAAGGACAACAACGGCAAGAAGGAGGTCAAGACCATCCTCAAGGGCCTCAACATGCCGACGGGCCTCGCCTTCAAGGACGGCGCGCTCTACGTCATCGCGGTCGACAAGCTGATCAAGTACGACAATGCCGAAGCCAATCTCGACAATCTCGGCAGCGGCAAGGTGGTGTATGACGACATGCCGTCCTACGCGGCGCATGGCTGGAAATACATCGCCGTCGACAAGGACGGCTGGTTCTACATTCCGTTCGGGCCTCCCTTCAACATCGGCATCCCGCCGACCTCGGTGTCGCAGATCCGCCGCGTCGATCCCAAGACCGGCAATGCGGAGATCTATGCGCTCGGCGTGCGCAACTCGGTCGGCGGCGACGTCGATCCGCGCACCGGCAAGTACTGGTTCACCGAAAATGCCCGCGACTGGATCAGCGACGATCTGCCGAGCGACAAGCTCAACATGATCTCGAAGATCGGCGAGCACTTCGGCTATCCCTATTGCCACCAGGGCAATCTGCCGGACACCAAGTTCGCGATGGGTCACAAGTGCTCGGAGTTCACCCCGCCGGTCTACAATCTTGGTGCGCACGTGGCTCCGCTCGGCATGAAGTTCTATACCGGCAGCCAATTCCCGGCCGATTACAAGAACAGCATCCTGATCGCCGAGCACGGCTCCTGGAACCGGCACAAGTATCAGGGCGGCCGCATCGTGAAGATCACCGCGAGCCCCGACGGCAAGAACGCCAAGCAGGAAATCTTCGCCTCCGGCTGGATCGAGGGTGACCAGGGCTATCTCGGCCGTCCGGCCGACATCCTGCTCGACAAGGATGGCTCCATCCTCGTCGCCGACGACTGGGCCGGTGCGATCTATCGCATCAGCTACAGCAAGAAGTAA
- a CDS encoding cytochrome c, whose amino-acid sequence MRHASFGVLSAAMLLASSAQAADVAAGKAKAEICAGCHGDNGISQTENIPSLAGQLDQFIQWQLVYFRAGARKNEQMQPIVEQLNNDDIRNLGAYFASLTPFKGGKDDNPDLSEKGKQAAAGRRCASCHGDGFAGTKAVARIAGQREEYLVKALHDYKSGQRSGGAQAAMADVAYPLSDEEITALAHYLAHL is encoded by the coding sequence ATGCGTCATGCGTCGTTTGGAGTCCTATCAGCGGCCATGCTGCTGGCATCTTCCGCCCAGGCTGCCGACGTCGCGGCCGGCAAGGCGAAGGCCGAGATCTGCGCCGGTTGCCACGGCGACAACGGCATCTCGCAGACCGAGAACATTCCCTCGCTCGCCGGCCAGCTCGACCAGTTCATCCAATGGCAGCTGGTGTACTTCCGCGCCGGCGCGCGCAAGAACGAGCAGATGCAGCCGATCGTCGAGCAGCTCAACAACGACGACATCCGCAATCTCGGCGCCTATTTCGCGTCGCTGACGCCGTTCAAGGGCGGCAAGGACGACAATCCGGACCTGTCCGAGAAGGGCAAGCAGGCTGCGGCCGGCCGCCGCTGTGCCTCTTGCCACGGCGACGGCTTCGCCGGCACCAAGGCGGTGGCCCGCATCGCCGGTCAGCGCGAGGAGTATCTCGTCAAGGCGCTGCACGACTACAAGTCAGGACAGCGCTCCGGCGGCGCGCAGGCCGCGATGGCCGATGTGGCGTATCCGTTGAGCGACGAAGAGATCACCGCGCTCGCGCATTATCTGGCGCATTTGTGA
- the panE gene encoding 2-dehydropantoate 2-reductase → MRVLVVGAGAIGGYFGGRMLQAGRDVTFLVRPRRAAELASAGLVIKSPNGDVTLNNPPTVQADKLSDKFDVVLLSCKAFDLDDAIKSFAPAIGDKTAIIPLLNGMLHLDALDKTFGAQHVLGGLCAIAATLNEKREVVQLQPMQSLGFGERAGGLSDRVRAIAETFSAINGAAASEHVMQDMWEKWVFLASLAASTSLMRTSVGNILAAPGGKDFLLGILDECSAIAADAGHSPGGPFFQRTRGLLTTEGSPMTASMFRDIKAGQPVEADHVIGDLIVRADAAKIPVPKLRTAYTHLKAYEKQRG, encoded by the coding sequence ATGCGCGTTCTCGTGGTCGGCGCCGGTGCGATCGGCGGTTATTTCGGCGGCCGGATGCTTCAGGCCGGGCGCGACGTCACCTTTCTCGTCCGGCCCCGCCGCGCCGCCGAGCTCGCCTCCGCCGGCCTCGTGATCAAGAGCCCGAACGGCGATGTCACGCTGAACAATCCGCCGACCGTGCAGGCCGACAAACTGTCCGACAAGTTCGACGTCGTACTGTTGAGCTGCAAGGCGTTCGACCTCGACGACGCGATCAAGTCCTTTGCACCCGCGATCGGCGACAAAACCGCGATCATCCCGCTGCTCAACGGCATGCTGCATCTCGATGCGCTGGACAAGACATTCGGCGCGCAGCATGTGCTCGGCGGCCTCTGCGCGATCGCGGCGACGCTGAACGAGAAGCGCGAGGTGGTGCAGCTGCAGCCGATGCAGTCGCTCGGTTTCGGCGAGCGCGCCGGCGGCCTGTCGGACCGGGTGCGCGCGATCGCCGAGACCTTCTCCGCGATCAACGGTGCCGCCGCCAGCGAGCACGTGATGCAGGACATGTGGGAGAAGTGGGTGTTCCTGGCATCGCTCGCCGCCTCCACCAGCCTGATGCGGACCTCGGTCGGCAATATCCTGGCCGCGCCCGGCGGCAAGGATTTCCTGCTCGGCATCCTCGACGAATGCAGCGCGATCGCGGCAGACGCCGGCCATTCGCCGGGTGGCCCGTTCTTCCAGCGCACCCGCGGGCTCTTGACCACCGAAGGCTCGCCGATGACCGCATCGATGTTCCGCGACATCAAGGCCGGGCAGCCGGTCGAGGCCGACCACGTGATCGGCGACCTGATCGTGCGCGCCGACGCCGCCAAGATCCCGGTGCCGAAGCTGCGCACGGCCTATACGCATCTCAAGGCATATGAGAAGCAGCGCGGGTAA
- a CDS encoding 2-hydroxychromene-2-carboxylate isomerase produces the protein MSQNPQFLFDFGSPNAFLSHEAIPAIEQRTGVKFEYVPVLLGGIFKATNNKSPAETLAGVKNKPEFMKIETERFLKRFGVKPYVWNPFFPVNTLNLMRAAVAAQFEGVFEKYIEAAFHHMWVEPKKMDDPEVAGKAIAASGLDAAKLFARAQDADVKAKLIANTQAAVERGAFGSPTFFVGSEIFFGKEQLREVEELVSGK, from the coding sequence GTGAGCCAGAACCCGCAATTCCTGTTCGATTTCGGCAGCCCCAACGCCTTCCTTAGCCACGAGGCGATCCCGGCGATCGAGCAGCGCACCGGCGTCAAGTTCGAATATGTTCCGGTCCTGCTCGGCGGCATCTTCAAGGCCACCAACAACAAGTCGCCCGCCGAGACGCTGGCTGGCGTCAAGAACAAGCCCGAGTTCATGAAGATCGAGACCGAGCGCTTCCTCAAGCGCTTTGGCGTCAAGCCCTACGTCTGGAACCCGTTCTTCCCGGTCAATACGCTGAACCTGATGCGCGCGGCAGTCGCCGCCCAGTTCGAGGGCGTGTTCGAGAAATACATCGAGGCCGCCTTCCACCACATGTGGGTCGAGCCGAAGAAGATGGACGATCCGGAAGTGGCCGGCAAAGCCATCGCCGCCTCCGGCCTCGACGCCGCAAAGCTGTTCGCCCGCGCGCAGGACGCCGACGTCAAGGCCAAGCTGATCGCGAACACCCAGGCCGCCGTCGAGCGCGGCGCGTTCGGCTCGCCGACCTTCTTCGTCGGCAGCGAGATCTTTTTCGGCAAGGAGCAGCTGCGCGAAGTCGAGGAACTGGTGTCGGGAAAGTGA
- a CDS encoding MATE family efflux transporter — protein MNVSKPPSLRKAFLSFLAPMLLSNVLQSLFGTINGIYLGQMIGVDALAAASVFFPVMFFFISFVIGLSAGASVMIGQAWGAGEPDRVKAVAGTTMTVTLLLALAIAILGGLFARPLLIALATPPDVLDAAVSYARIMMITMPVTFAFLLLTAMMRGVGDTVTPLVALTVSTIVGLVVTPALIQGWLGLPMLGVASAAIASAISGVVTLLWLHVHMLRHKHPLAFDAAFLRAMRPNGALLRIVLRLGIPTAIGMVVVSLAELVLLGLVNGFGSDATAAYGAVNQVIGYVQFPAISIAISVSIFGAQAIGRGDSGRVGAIVRTGIEMNLALTGGLVALGYLFARPLMGFFIVDAAVLALAQQLLYIVLWSMVLFGMATVFSGAMRAGGTVWMPLFISTLAIALVEVPVATLLSRSIGVSGIWIAYPVTFATMFLLQMAYYTLVWRKQTIKRLI, from the coding sequence TTGAACGTGTCCAAGCCTCCTTCTCTACGCAAAGCCTTCCTGTCGTTCCTTGCACCGATGCTGCTGAGCAACGTGCTGCAGTCGCTGTTCGGCACCATCAACGGCATCTATCTCGGCCAGATGATCGGGGTCGACGCGCTCGCGGCGGCGTCGGTGTTCTTTCCGGTGATGTTCTTCTTCATCTCCTTCGTGATCGGGCTGAGCGCCGGTGCGTCGGTCATGATCGGCCAGGCCTGGGGCGCCGGCGAGCCCGACCGGGTTAAGGCGGTCGCCGGCACCACCATGACGGTGACGCTGCTGCTGGCGCTGGCGATAGCGATCCTTGGCGGCCTGTTCGCTCGGCCGCTGTTGATCGCGCTCGCGACACCGCCCGACGTTCTCGACGCCGCGGTGTCCTATGCACGGATCATGATGATCACGATGCCGGTGACCTTCGCCTTCCTGCTGCTCACCGCAATGATGCGCGGCGTCGGCGACACGGTGACGCCGCTGGTGGCGCTGACGGTGTCGACCATCGTCGGCCTCGTCGTGACGCCGGCGTTGATCCAGGGCTGGCTCGGCCTGCCGATGCTCGGCGTCGCCAGTGCCGCAATTGCCTCCGCGATTTCGGGCGTCGTCACGCTGCTCTGGCTGCATGTCCACATGCTCAGGCACAAGCATCCGCTGGCCTTCGACGCCGCGTTCCTGCGCGCGATGCGGCCGAACGGCGCGCTACTGCGCATCGTACTGCGGCTCGGCATTCCGACCGCGATCGGCATGGTGGTGGTCTCGCTCGCCGAACTGGTGCTGCTCGGCCTCGTCAACGGGTTCGGCTCGGACGCCACCGCCGCCTATGGCGCGGTCAACCAGGTGATCGGCTATGTGCAGTTTCCGGCGATCTCGATCGCCATATCCGTGTCGATCTTCGGCGCACAGGCGATCGGCCGCGGCGATTCCGGCCGGGTCGGCGCCATCGTCCGCACCGGGATCGAGATGAATCTCGCGCTGACCGGCGGACTTGTCGCGCTCGGCTATCTCTTTGCGCGGCCGCTGATGGGCTTCTTCATCGTCGATGCCGCGGTGCTCGCGCTGGCGCAGCAGCTCCTCTACATCGTGCTGTGGAGCATGGTGCTGTTCGGCATGGCGACGGTGTTCTCGGGCGCGATGCGTGCCGGCGGCACGGTGTGGATGCCGCTGTTCATCTCGACCCTGGCGATCGCGCTGGTCGAGGTGCCGGTCGCGACCCTGCTGAGCCGCAGCATCGGCGTCAGCGGCATCTGGATCGCCTATCCCGTCACCTTCGCAACCATGTTCCTGCTGCAGATGGCCTATTACACCCTGGTATGGCGCAAGCAGACCATCAAGCGGCTGATTTGA
- a CDS encoding DUF2239 family protein, which produces MNPAYVAFEGEHRIGAGDLPEVARAAKQLLDQRKDAAVLVFNGRTSALVDIDFRGSVDDVLARLPKPAPLLDEEPATPAAPRGPGRPKLGVVAREITLLPRHWDWLAQQKGGASVAIRKLIDEARRSSGDKDRTRSAQDAAYRFMTTMAGNRPNYEDAIRALFAHDRRRFATLIADWPADIRDHAIKLAYSDQAD; this is translated from the coding sequence ATGAATCCTGCCTATGTCGCCTTCGAAGGCGAGCATCGCATCGGGGCCGGCGACCTCCCGGAGGTCGCGCGCGCCGCCAAGCAGCTGCTCGACCAGCGCAAGGATGCTGCGGTCCTGGTGTTCAACGGCCGCACCTCGGCGCTGGTCGATATCGATTTCCGCGGCTCGGTCGACGACGTGCTGGCGCGGTTGCCGAAGCCCGCGCCTCTCCTCGACGAGGAGCCGGCAACACCGGCCGCGCCGCGCGGTCCCGGACGGCCGAAACTCGGCGTCGTCGCGCGCGAAATCACGCTGTTGCCGCGCCATTGGGACTGGCTCGCGCAGCAGAAGGGCGGCGCATCGGTGGCGATCCGCAAGTTGATCGACGAAGCGCGGCGCTCAAGCGGCGACAAGGACCGCACGCGCAGCGCGCAGGATGCGGCCTATCGCTTCATGACAACGATGGCCGGCAACCGGCCGAACTATGAGGATGCGATCCGCGCCCTGTTCGCCCACGACCGGCGGCGTTTTGCGACGCTGATCGCGGACTGGCCGGCCGATATCCGCGACCACGCGATCAAGCTCGCCTATAGCGATCAAGCGGACTGA
- a CDS encoding glutathione S-transferase family protein: MLTVHHLNNSRSQRVLWLLEELGVPYEIVRYQRQPDMRAPKELRAIHPLGKSPVVTDNGNTIAESGAILEYIIATYGNGRLIPPADTPERLRYTYWLHYAEGSAMTPLLLKLLFTLMPKRAPALLRPLVRKVSNQALSTLVNPQLKQHMTYWEGELGKSEWFAGNEFSGADIQMSFPLEAAAARGGLEDGHPKCVAFLERIHARPAYARALEKGGPYEVGR; the protein is encoded by the coding sequence ATGCTGACGGTTCATCATCTCAACAATTCCCGCTCGCAGCGCGTGCTGTGGCTGCTCGAGGAATTGGGGGTGCCCTATGAGATCGTGCGCTACCAGCGGCAGCCCGACATGCGCGCGCCGAAGGAGCTGCGTGCGATCCATCCGCTCGGCAAGTCGCCGGTCGTCACCGACAACGGCAACACCATCGCGGAATCCGGCGCGATCCTCGAATACATCATCGCGACCTACGGCAATGGACGCCTGATCCCGCCGGCCGATACGCCGGAGCGGCTGCGCTACACCTATTGGCTGCACTATGCCGAAGGCTCGGCGATGACGCCGCTGCTGCTGAAGCTGCTGTTCACGCTGATGCCGAAGCGCGCGCCGGCGCTGCTCAGGCCACTGGTACGCAAGGTCTCGAACCAGGCGCTGTCCACGCTGGTCAATCCGCAGCTCAAGCAGCACATGACCTATTGGGAAGGCGAACTCGGCAAGAGCGAGTGGTTCGCCGGCAACGAATTCTCCGGCGCCGACATCCAGATGAGCTTTCCGCTCGAGGCGGCCGCCGCGCGCGGCGGGCTCGAGGACGGCCACCCGAAATGCGTCGCGTTCCTGGAGCGCATCCACGCCCGCCCGGCCTATGCGCGGGCGCTGGAGAAGGGTGGACCATACGAGGTCGGCCGCTAG
- a CDS encoding GIY-YIG nuclease family protein translates to MKTEDRKLAIADYKKRAAVAGVFAIRSRATGEVWVGQALDLEKIQNRIWFTLRMGSHRNAELQRAWSAHGADNLSLETLERIEDEELGYVRDTLLKERVQHWRSLLNASTV, encoded by the coding sequence ATGAAGACCGAGGACCGCAAGCTGGCCATCGCCGACTACAAGAAGCGTGCTGCCGTCGCCGGCGTGTTCGCGATCCGCAGTCGCGCGACCGGCGAGGTCTGGGTCGGGCAGGCTCTCGACCTTGAGAAAATCCAGAACCGGATCTGGTTCACGCTGCGGATGGGCAGCCATCGCAATGCCGAGCTGCAGCGCGCCTGGTCGGCGCATGGTGCCGACAATCTCTCGCTCGAAACGCTGGAGCGGATCGAGGATGAGGAGCTCGGCTATGTGCGCGATACGCTGCTCAAGGAGCGCGTGCAGCACTGGCGCTCACTGCTGAACGCGTCCACAGTCTAG
- a CDS encoding NAD(P)-dependent oxidoreductase, giving the protein MTSLKGKTLFISGASRGIGLAIALRAARDGANVAIAAKTTEPHPKLKGTIYTAADEVRAAGGKALPVICDIRDEAQVMAAIEQTVAEFGGIDVCVNNASAISLTPSQTTDMKRYDLMMGINTRGTFMVSKYCIPHLKKAENPHILMLSPPLDMKTKWFEHSTAYTMAKFGMSMCVLGLAGEQKSAGIAVNALWPRTTIATAAVGNLLGGDAMMRASRTPEIMGDAAYAIITRPSREFTGNFCIDDKVLYANGIRDFERYRVDPSVPLMQDFFVPDDDVPPPGVTVQPLPSVGGAQTSR; this is encoded by the coding sequence ATGACATCGCTCAAAGGCAAGACGCTGTTCATCTCGGGTGCGAGCCGCGGCATCGGGCTGGCGATTGCGCTTCGCGCGGCGCGTGACGGCGCCAATGTCGCGATCGCGGCGAAGACCACCGAGCCGCATCCGAAGCTGAAGGGCACGATCTATACCGCCGCCGACGAGGTCCGCGCCGCGGGCGGCAAGGCGCTGCCAGTGATCTGCGACATCAGGGACGAGGCGCAGGTGATGGCGGCGATCGAGCAGACCGTCGCCGAATTCGGCGGCATCGACGTCTGCGTCAACAATGCCAGCGCCATCAGCCTGACGCCCTCGCAGACGACCGACATGAAGCGCTACGACCTGATGATGGGGATCAATACCCGCGGCACCTTCATGGTGTCGAAATACTGCATTCCGCATCTGAAGAAGGCGGAGAATCCACACATCCTGATGCTGTCGCCGCCGCTCGACATGAAGACCAAATGGTTCGAGCACTCGACCGCTTACACGATGGCAAAGTTCGGCATGAGCATGTGCGTGCTCGGGCTGGCCGGCGAGCAGAAATCCGCCGGCATCGCCGTCAACGCATTGTGGCCGCGCACCACGATCGCGACCGCCGCGGTCGGCAATCTGCTCGGCGGCGACGCCATGATGCGGGCGAGCCGCACGCCCGAGATCATGGGCGATGCGGCTTACGCGATCATCACGCGGCCATCGCGCGAATTCACCGGCAATTTCTGCATCGACGACAAGGTGCTCTATGCCAACGGCATACGCGACTTCGAACGCTATCGCGTCGATCCCTCGGTGCCGCTGATGCAGGATTTCTTCGTGCCCGACGACGACGTGCCGCCGCCCGGGGTCACCGTGCAGCCTCTGCCGTCGGTCGGCGGCGCGCAGACGTCGCGCTAG
- a CDS encoding MFS transporter has translation MSTAESKSIEVAEIEDTSLLAFYRDMNLQERRTFWACASGWTLDGMDFMIYPLVIGTIITLWKVDAGTAGLAGTVTLLASAVGGWLGGYLSDRIGRVKTLQLTIIWFSFFSLVCALVQNFDQLLIARALLGLGFGGEWAAGAVLIGEAIRPQYRGRAVGSVQSGWAVGWGLAVLAQAVLFSILPAENAWRWMFVIGALPALLVFYLRRYVTEPEISAATMAQQQASGSGPAALWEIFQGPILKTTLLASLVGTGMQGGYYAITFWVPRFLTTERKLSVVGSTGYLATLIIGSFIGYLVGAWLADRIGRRNLFLIFSLGAIAVVLLYTQLPLSNEVLWVLGFPLGFFASGYFSGMGAFLTELYPTRLRGSGQGFCYNFGRGVGALFPFLVGALSTTTTLANAIAIFAVAAYAVFFIAAYALPETRGRVLHAGG, from the coding sequence ATGAGCACGGCCGAATCCAAATCAATCGAAGTCGCAGAGATCGAGGACACCAGCCTCCTCGCCTTCTATCGCGACATGAACCTGCAGGAGCGGCGCACATTCTGGGCCTGCGCCTCGGGCTGGACGCTCGACGGCATGGATTTCATGATCTATCCGCTGGTGATCGGCACCATCATCACGCTGTGGAAGGTCGATGCCGGCACAGCCGGCCTCGCCGGCACCGTGACGCTCTTGGCCTCCGCCGTCGGCGGCTGGCTCGGCGGCTATCTCTCCGACCGGATCGGGCGGGTGAAGACGCTGCAGCTCACCATCATCTGGTTCTCGTTCTTCTCGCTGGTCTGCGCTTTGGTGCAGAATTTCGACCAGCTGCTGATCGCCCGCGCGCTGCTCGGTCTCGGCTTCGGCGGCGAATGGGCGGCCGGCGCGGTGCTGATCGGCGAGGCGATCCGGCCGCAATATCGCGGCCGCGCGGTCGGCTCGGTGCAGTCGGGCTGGGCGGTCGGCTGGGGCCTTGCGGTGCTGGCGCAGGCGGTGCTGTTCTCGATCCTGCCGGCGGAAAACGCCTGGCGCTGGATGTTCGTGATCGGCGCGCTGCCGGCACTGCTGGTGTTCTATCTGCGCCGCTATGTCACCGAGCCGGAGATCTCCGCCGCGACGATGGCGCAGCAGCAGGCATCCGGCAGCGGGCCCGCGGCGCTGTGGGAGATTTTCCAGGGACCGATCCTGAAGACCACGCTGCTGGCCTCGCTGGTCGGCACCGGCATGCAGGGCGGCTATTACGCCATCACCTTCTGGGTGCCGCGCTTCCTCACCACCGAGCGCAAGCTCTCGGTGGTCGGCTCGACCGGCTATCTCGCGACGCTGATCATCGGCTCCTTCATCGGCTATCTGGTCGGCGCCTGGCTTGCCGACCGGATCGGCCGGCGCAACCTGTTCCTGATCTTCTCGCTCGGCGCCATCGCGGTGGTGCTGCTCTATACCCAGCTGCCGCTGTCCAATGAGGTGCTGTGGGTGCTGGGCTTCCCGCTCGGCTTCTTTGCCTCGGGCTATTTCTCCGGCATGGGCGCGTTCCTGACCGAGCTGTATCCGACCCGGCTGCGCGGCTCCGGCCAGGGCTTCTGCTACAATTTCGGCCGCGGCGTCGGTGCGCTGTTTCCGTTCCTGGTCGGCGCGCTCTCGACCACGACGACGCTCGCCAACGCGATCGCGATCTTTGCGGTGGCGGCCTATGCCGTATTCTTCATCGCCGCCTACGCGCTGCCGGAAACCCGCGGCCGTGTGCTGCATGCGGGTGGGTAG
- the ggt gene encoding gamma-glutamyltransferase has product MALTANMSRRLFAALLMIGIATPALGQVQRRAYEPSANAAIQSIHAENGMVVAQEKLAARVGTDILRQGGNAVDAAVATGFAMAVTYPRAGNIGGGGFMVIHLAGRNEDVAIDYRETAPQAATRDMFLNADGKPDPDRSRNSALAIGVPGTVAGLALALEKYGSGKFTLAQILKPAVDLARDGFIVTDDTSDTLADMYRRMSRWPNSARTFSHADGTPLHEGDRLIQGDLAGVLTAIAEQGPRGFYEGAVAEKLVSGIKNAGGIFTLEDLKTYQPVIRTPIRGTYRGYDIVSMPQPSSGGVVLLEILNILEGFPMSDLKQGSAASLHVMIEAMKRAYADRARYLGDPAFVDAPTQLLIDKDYAARQRATIDLARATPWTDVRNAKQPHEGDNTTHYSVVDAAGNAVSNTYTLNFPYGVGLVADGTGVLLNNELDDFTAAPGASNAFGLVGFEANLPGPGKRPLSSMSPTIVLKDGRPVLVTGSPGGSRIISAVTQIIVDVIDYKMDIAAAVAAPRMHHQWLPDEVRIEKGFPDEVLAELRAKGHKPVEPLGYSSANSIVVTTSGLLGAPDPRTRGSEAAGY; this is encoded by the coding sequence ATGGCGCTGACGGCAAATATGTCGCGACGGCTGTTTGCCGCGCTCCTGATGATCGGCATCGCGACACCGGCCTTGGGCCAGGTGCAACGCCGCGCTTACGAGCCCTCAGCCAACGCTGCCATTCAAAGCATTCACGCCGAAAACGGCATGGTGGTGGCGCAGGAGAAGCTGGCGGCGCGCGTCGGCACCGACATCCTGCGGCAAGGCGGCAACGCAGTCGACGCCGCGGTCGCCACCGGCTTTGCGATGGCGGTGACCTATCCGCGCGCCGGCAATATCGGCGGCGGCGGTTTCATGGTGATCCATCTCGCCGGCCGCAATGAAGACGTCGCTATCGATTATCGCGAAACCGCGCCGCAGGCCGCAACCCGCGACATGTTCCTCAATGCCGACGGCAAGCCCGATCCGGACAGGTCGCGCAATTCCGCGCTCGCGATCGGCGTGCCCGGCACGGTCGCGGGCCTCGCGCTGGCGCTCGAGAAATACGGCTCCGGCAAGTTCACGCTGGCGCAGATCCTCAAGCCCGCGGTCGATCTGGCGCGCGATGGTTTCATCGTCACCGACGATACATCGGATACGCTGGCGGACATGTATCGCCGCATGTCGCGCTGGCCGAATTCGGCCAGGACGTTCTCGCACGCCGATGGCACGCCGCTGCACGAGGGCGACCGCCTGATCCAGGGCGATCTCGCCGGCGTACTGACCGCGATTGCCGAACAGGGCCCGCGCGGCTTCTACGAAGGTGCCGTCGCCGAGAAGCTCGTCAGCGGCATCAAGAATGCCGGCGGCATCTTTACGCTCGAGGATCTGAAGACCTACCAGCCGGTGATCCGCACGCCGATCCGCGGCACCTATCGCGGCTACGACATCGTCTCGATGCCGCAGCCTTCTTCCGGCGGCGTCGTGCTGCTGGAGATCCTCAACATCCTCGAAGGCTTTCCGATGTCGGACCTGAAGCAAGGCTCGGCCGCCTCGCTGCATGTCATGATCGAGGCGATGAAGCGGGCCTATGCCGATCGCGCGCGCTATCTCGGCGATCCCGCCTTCGTCGACGCGCCGACGCAGCTCTTGATCGACAAGGACTATGCCGCGAGGCAACGCGCGACCATCGATCTTGCCCGCGCCACGCCCTGGACCGATGTGCGCAACGCCAAGCAGCCGCACGAGGGCGACAACACCACGCATTATTCGGTGGTCGATGCCGCCGGCAACGCCGTCAGCAACACCTATACGCTGAATTTCCCCTACGGCGTCGGCCTCGTCGCCGACGGCACCGGCGTGCTGCTCAACAACGAGCTCGACGATTTCACCGCGGCGCCCGGCGCCTCCAACGCCTTCGGTCTGGTCGGCTTCGAGGCCAATCTGCCGGGACCCGGCAAGCGCCCGCTGTCGTCGATGTCGCCGACCATCGTGCTGAAGGACGGCAGGCCGGTGCTGGTGACGGGATCGCCCGGCGGCAGCCGCATCATCTCCGCGGTGACGCAGATCATCGTCGACGTCATCGACTACAAGATGGACATCGCGGCCGCGGTTGCGGCGCCCCGCATGCATCACCAATGGCTGCCCGACGAGGTCCGGATCGAGAAAGGTTTTCCCGACGAGGTGCTCGCCGAGCTGCGCGCCAAGGGCCACAAGCCGGTCGAGCCGCTCGGCTACTCCTCCGCGAACTCGATCGTCGTCACGACCAGCGGTCTGCTCGGCGCGCCCGATCCACGCACACGCGGCTCGGAGGCTGCAGGGTACTAA